From a region of the Candidatus Eisenbacteria bacterium genome:
- a CDS encoding TM0996/MTH895 family glutaredoxin-like protein — MKVQVLGTGCPKCRQLEQNARTAARQLGVECEVEKITNLKDIMTYGIAMTPGLAIDGKVVSSGKVLPVEEIVSLLASAEEK; from the coding sequence ATGAAGGTGCAGGTTCTCGGAACCGGCTGCCCGAAGTGCCGGCAGCTCGAACAGAACGCAAGGACCGCCGCCCGGCAGCTCGGCGTGGAGTGTGAGGTGGAGAAGATCACGAACCTGAAAGACATCATGACCTACGGCATCGCGATGACCCCCGGCCTCGCGATCGACGGGAAGGTCGTCTCGTCCGGCAAGGTGCTTCCGGTCGAGGAGATCGTTTCGCTCCTCGCGAGCGCGGAGGAGAAGTAG
- a CDS encoding thioredoxin family protein: MNRTARIAIFAVVVAAVISFAIARESGRRGTGGSSASTRAGIPRLVDLGSTTCIPCKMMAPILEELEKEYEGRLIVEVIDVKTDRNASARYAVRVIPTQIFFDSTGRELFRHEGFYSKEDILAKYKELGIDLGTGSTGKKS; this comes from the coding sequence ATGAACCGAACCGCCCGCATCGCGATCTTCGCGGTCGTCGTCGCCGCCGTCATCAGCTTCGCCATCGCCCGCGAATCCGGACGAAGGGGAACGGGCGGCTCGTCCGCTTCGACCCGCGCCGGGATCCCTCGTCTCGTCGACCTCGGCTCGACGACGTGCATCCCCTGCAAGATGATGGCGCCGATCCTGGAGGAGCTCGAAAAGGAATACGAGGGGAGGCTCATCGTCGAGGTAATCGACGTGAAGACGGATCGAAACGCCTCGGCTCGATACGCAGTCCGCGTGATCCCGACGCAGATCTTCTTCGACAGCACGGGGCGCGAGCTCTTCCGGCACGAGGGCTTCTACTCGAAGGAGGATATCCTCGCGAAATATAAGGAGCTCGGAATCGACCTCGGAACCGGTTCGACCGGAAAGAAAAGCTGA